One window of the Mycobacterium sp. SVM_VP21 genome contains the following:
- a CDS encoding RNA polymerase-binding protein RbpA, with protein MADRVLRGSRLGAVSYETDRNHDLAPRRMARYRTDNGEEFEVPFADDAEIPGTWMCRNGQEGTLLEGDLPEPKKVKPPRTHWDMLLERRSVEELEELLKERLELIKTKRRG; from the coding sequence ATGGCTGATCGTGTTCTGCGGGGCAGTCGGCTGGGAGCCGTGAGCTACGAGACCGACCGCAATCACGACCTGGCGCCGCGTCGCATGGCGCGCTACCGCACCGACAACGGTGAAGAGTTCGAGGTGCCCTTCGCCGACGACGCGGAGATCCCCGGTACCTGGATGTGCCGTAACGGCCAGGAAGGCACCCTGCTCGAGGGTGACCTGCCCGAGCCGAAGAAGGTCAAGCCGCCGCGCACCCACTGGGACATGCTGCTGGAGCGCCGCTCGGTCGAAGAGCTCGAGGAGCTGCTCAAGGAGCGCCTGGAGCTGATCAAGACGAAGCGGCGCGGCTAA
- a CDS encoding polyprenol monophosphomannose synthase has product MSERPSLHTLVVIPTYNELENLPIILDRLQQARPDVHVLVVDDGSPDGTGLLADERAAADPARIHVMHRTSKAGLGAAYLAGFAWGLDRNYEVIVEMDADGSHAPEQLYRLLDAIDAGADLAIGSRYVDGGTVRNWPVRRLVLSKTANTYARLLLGVGIHDITAGYRAYRRGVLEKIGLDAVDSKGYCFQVDLTWRAVNSGFTITEVPITFTERELGVSKMSGSNIREAMVKVARWGIGGRVNRLRGARS; this is encoded by the coding sequence ATGAGTGAGCGTCCCAGCCTGCACACGCTGGTGGTTATCCCCACCTACAACGAGTTGGAAAACCTGCCGATCATCCTGGACCGGCTACAGCAGGCCCGACCCGACGTGCACGTCCTCGTCGTCGACGACGGCAGCCCGGACGGTACCGGGCTGCTGGCCGACGAGCGGGCCGCCGCCGACCCGGCGCGCATCCACGTGATGCATCGGACCTCCAAGGCCGGACTGGGCGCGGCCTACCTGGCCGGTTTCGCCTGGGGGCTGGACCGCAACTACGAGGTGATCGTGGAGATGGATGCCGACGGCAGCCACGCGCCCGAGCAGCTCTACCGGTTGCTTGACGCCATTGACGCGGGCGCCGACCTGGCAATCGGCTCGCGCTACGTCGACGGCGGGACAGTGCGAAACTGGCCGGTGCGCCGGCTGGTGCTGTCCAAGACCGCCAACACCTATGCGCGTCTGCTGCTCGGCGTCGGAATCCACGACATCACCGCCGGTTATCGGGCCTACCGTCGCGGCGTGCTGGAGAAGATCGGTTTGGACGCGGTCGACTCGAAGGGCTACTGCTTCCAGGTCGACCTCACCTGGCGGGCCGTCAACAGCGGGTTCACCATCACCGAGGTGCCGATCACGTTCACCGAACGTGAGCTTGGCGTGTCGAAGATGAGCGGCTCGAACATCCGCGAAGCGATGGTCAAGGTCGCGCGGTGGGGGATCGGTGGCCGGGTGAACCGGCTGCGGGGAGCCCGCAGCTAA
- the lnt gene encoding apolipoprotein N-acyltransferase codes for MVEPTDDPAAETSAERAGDLSTEPDGDVLTHADAPGPNRLERLGIAAADRWAQLAASVAAGMLLRSSFAPLNWWWAAILAFGLLSWVLVRRETTVAGGFGYGLLCGLAFYLPLLPWVGGLVGAVPWLILALMCALFLALFGSAAVAVRSLAGWPIWFALLWAAQEWAKSVFPFGGFPWGALGYGQTAGPLLPLVALGGVPLLSTGVALIGCAGTALTIEIVRWLRNPPAPDSTDRPPAVLVPGLCICLVMLTAVVVWPGVRRSGVGAGDEPSVTVAAVQGNVPRLGLDFNAQRREVLDYHVRETLRLAEDVAAGRVPQPLFVIWPENASDIDPLTNIDAAQQITVAAQAVDAPILVGTVRAAPGWSRDNPVASNSVLVWDPRTGPGESHDKRIVQPFGEYLPWRGFFRHLSDYADRAGYFVPGHGNGVVHVAGVPVGVATCWEVIFDRAPRQSVLAGAQLLAVPTNNATFDETMSDQQLAFAKVRAVEHDRYVVVAGTTGISAVIAPDGRELARTAFFEPAYLDSHIRLKTALTPATRWAPVLQWVLLGAAVASLLAAIRQNGNFMRGRITRRHFKRGRTGADAENGRNGADE; via the coding sequence ATGGTTGAGCCCACCGACGACCCGGCAGCTGAAACCTCCGCCGAGCGGGCGGGTGACCTGTCCACCGAACCTGACGGCGACGTTCTCACCCACGCCGACGCGCCGGGGCCGAACCGACTAGAACGGTTGGGCATCGCCGCGGCGGATCGCTGGGCGCAGCTGGCCGCATCGGTGGCTGCGGGCATGCTGTTGCGTTCCAGCTTCGCCCCGCTGAACTGGTGGTGGGCTGCAATTTTGGCCTTCGGCCTGCTGAGCTGGGTCCTCGTTCGCCGCGAGACCACCGTTGCCGGCGGTTTCGGATACGGCCTGCTGTGCGGCCTGGCGTTCTACCTGCCGCTGCTGCCGTGGGTGGGCGGACTGGTCGGCGCGGTGCCTTGGCTGATCCTGGCGCTGATGTGTGCGCTGTTTCTCGCCCTGTTCGGATCGGCGGCGGTGGCAGTGCGGTCGCTGGCCGGCTGGCCGATCTGGTTCGCGCTGCTGTGGGCTGCCCAGGAATGGGCGAAGTCGGTGTTCCCGTTCGGTGGGTTCCCTTGGGGCGCGCTGGGATACGGCCAGACCGCGGGACCGTTGCTGCCCCTGGTCGCGCTCGGTGGCGTTCCGCTGTTGTCGACCGGAGTGGCGCTGATCGGTTGCGCCGGCACCGCTCTGACGATCGAGATCGTGCGGTGGCTGCGGAATCCGCCTGCGCCTGACTCCACCGACCGCCCGCCGGCGGTGCTGGTTCCCGGGCTGTGTATCTGCCTGGTGATGTTGACCGCCGTCGTGGTGTGGCCGGGGGTGCGCCGTTCCGGTGTGGGCGCCGGCGACGAACCGTCGGTCACGGTGGCCGCCGTGCAGGGCAACGTGCCGCGGCTCGGGCTCGACTTCAACGCCCAGCGCCGGGAGGTGCTGGACTATCACGTCCGCGAAACCCTGCGGTTGGCCGAGGATGTCGCGGCCGGGCGCGTCCCGCAACCACTGTTCGTGATCTGGCCGGAGAACGCCTCGGACATCGACCCTTTGACGAACATCGATGCCGCGCAGCAGATCACCGTCGCTGCCCAAGCAGTCGACGCCCCGATCCTGGTTGGCACGGTACGTGCCGCGCCCGGCTGGAGCCGGGACAATCCAGTAGCGTCGAACTCGGTGCTGGTGTGGGATCCGCGCACCGGGCCGGGGGAGAGCCACGACAAGCGGATCGTGCAGCCGTTCGGTGAGTACCTGCCGTGGCGCGGGTTCTTCCGTCACCTGTCCGACTATGCCGATCGGGCCGGGTATTTCGTTCCCGGGCACGGCAACGGGGTGGTGCATGTCGCCGGCGTCCCGGTCGGGGTGGCCACCTGCTGGGAAGTGATCTTCGATCGCGCGCCGCGTCAGTCGGTGCTCGCGGGCGCCCAGCTGCTGGCAGTGCCGACCAACAACGCCACCTTCGACGAGACGATGAGCGACCAGCAGCTGGCGTTTGCCAAAGTGCGCGCTGTCGAGCACGATCGCTACGTCGTCGTCGCCGGAACCACCGGAATCAGTGCGGTGATCGCCCCCGACGGCCGTGAGTTGGCCCGGACCGCCTTCTTCGAGCCCGCCTACCTCGACAGCCATATACGGCTCAAGACCGCACTGACCCCGGCGACGCGGTGGGCGCCGGTGCTGCAGTGGGTGTTGCTCGGAGCGGCCGTTGCGTCCCTGCTGGCCGCCATACGGCAAAATGGAAACTTCATGCGCGGTCGGATTACGCGACGTCATTTCAAGCGGGGCCGCACCGGCGCCGATGCGGAGAACGGGAGGAACGGCGCCGATGAGTGA
- a CDS encoding amidohydrolase family protein, which translates to MAVRDGVVAWLGSDDVGREQFPQAEVIELDGALVTPAFVDSHVHVTETGLCRIGLDLRPATSAQHCLQLIADYAATHPGEPIRGHGWDESGWPDGRAPDTAAIDAVVGDRPAYLSRADVHSALASTALRNLVPELPAGINAAVPLSGDAHHQVRAMAGTLLTAAQRAEARVAALDAVAAAGIVAVHECAGPDIGGLDDWRELRALGEAGHGVEVVGYWGEAVTSAARARELIVQTGARGLGGDLFVDGALGSHTAWLHQDYADAPGCTGVCHLDLDAVTAHLWACTEAEVTAGFHVIGDAAVATVVAALERVVDKFGVPAVARCGHRLEHLEMVSAEQAAKLGSWGVIASMQPAFDALWGGQDGMYAQRLGAERAAGLNPFALLASQGVPLAFGSDSPVTTLDPWAAVRAAANHRTPGSAVSVRAAFAASTRGSWRAAGVNDGLTGTLVAGAPASYAIWETTALAVEAPRDSVQRWSTDPRARVPALPVLEPGASPQCRRTVHRGVVLHG; encoded by the coding sequence ATGGCGGTGCGGGATGGCGTGGTGGCCTGGCTGGGCAGCGACGACGTCGGCCGCGAGCAGTTCCCGCAGGCCGAGGTGATCGAACTCGACGGCGCCCTGGTGACACCGGCATTCGTGGACAGCCACGTCCACGTCACCGAGACCGGCCTGTGCCGCATCGGCCTGGACCTTCGGCCGGCGACCTCGGCGCAACACTGCCTGCAATTGATCGCCGACTACGCCGCAACCCACCCCGGTGAGCCGATCCGCGGCCACGGCTGGGACGAATCCGGCTGGCCCGACGGCCGTGCCCCAGACACGGCCGCCATCGATGCCGTGGTGGGGGATCGACCCGCATACCTGTCTCGCGCCGACGTCCACTCCGCGTTGGCCTCCACCGCGCTGCGCAACCTGGTGCCGGAATTACCGGCCGGAATCAACGCTGCCGTCCCGCTGTCCGGCGATGCCCACCATCAGGTCCGTGCCATGGCCGGCACCCTGCTCACCGCCGCGCAGCGCGCCGAGGCCCGGGTGGCTGCGCTGGATGCCGTCGCGGCAGCCGGGATCGTCGCGGTGCATGAATGTGCCGGGCCGGACATCGGTGGTCTCGACGACTGGCGCGAACTGCGGGCCCTGGGCGAAGCCGGCCACGGCGTCGAGGTCGTCGGCTACTGGGGCGAAGCGGTCACCAGCGCCGCCCGGGCACGCGAATTGATCGTCCAGACCGGTGCGCGCGGGCTCGGGGGTGACCTTTTCGTGGATGGGGCGTTGGGCTCGCACACCGCCTGGCTCCACCAGGACTACGCCGATGCCCCCGGCTGTACCGGCGTGTGCCACCTGGACCTCGACGCGGTCACGGCCCATCTGTGGGCCTGCACCGAGGCGGAGGTGACCGCTGGGTTCCACGTGATCGGCGACGCCGCGGTCGCCACGGTGGTCGCGGCGCTGGAACGGGTGGTGGACAAATTCGGGGTGCCCGCGGTGGCCCGTTGCGGGCACCGGCTGGAGCACCTGGAGATGGTCAGTGCCGAGCAGGCCGCCAAGTTGGGTTCGTGGGGTGTGATCGCCAGCATGCAGCCGGCTTTCGACGCACTGTGGGGCGGCCAGGACGGCATGTACGCCCAGCGTCTGGGCGCCGAGCGAGCCGCCGGGCTGAACCCATTTGCGCTGTTAGCATCCCAAGGCGTGCCCCTCGCATTCGGTTCTGACAGCCCGGTGACCACATTGGATCCGTGGGCTGCCGTGCGCGCCGCCGCGAACCACCGCACCCCGGGCAGTGCGGTTTCGGTGCGGGCGGCTTTCGCCGCGTCGACGCGCGGTAGCTGGCGGGCCGCCGGTGTCAACGACGGCCTCACCGGGACTCTGGTGGCCGGTGCACCCGCGTCCTACGCGATCTGGGAGACCACCGCACTGGCCGTTGAGGCGCCTCGCGATTCCGTCCAGCGGTGGTCGACCGATCCGCGCGCCCGGGTGCCCGCGCTGCCGGTGCTCGAGCCCGGCGCCAGCCCCCAATGCCGTCGCACTGTGCACCGTGGTGTGGTCCTGCATGGTTGA
- a CDS encoding FxsA family protein: MSGVLRIFGLYALVELAAVAGLIWAIGFGWTTLLLLGIFLAGLVLASGQVRRQIRRLRKPTDPGVLADSGLVTAGSVLVLVPGPVTSLVGLLLLAPPTRAAARPLLAAVAATALGRHTPLVAAATVGRQWYTTRRPPRSRADYIDAEFVDVTDTGQRALPVA, from the coding sequence GTGAGCGGTGTGCTGCGGATCTTCGGTCTCTACGCCCTAGTGGAGCTGGCGGCGGTTGCCGGGTTGATCTGGGCGATCGGCTTCGGCTGGACGACGTTGCTGCTGCTGGGCATCTTCCTGGCCGGACTGGTGCTGGCAAGCGGGCAGGTCAGGCGCCAGATCCGCCGCCTGCGCAAGCCCACCGATCCGGGTGTGCTCGCCGACAGCGGGTTGGTCACAGCCGGCAGCGTGCTGGTTCTCGTTCCGGGGCCGGTGACCTCGCTGGTGGGTCTGCTGCTGTTGGCGCCCCCGACCCGCGCCGCCGCCCGCCCGCTACTGGCAGCGGTGGCGGCCACCGCGCTGGGCAGGCACACCCCGCTGGTGGCTGCGGCCACGGTCGGCCGGCAGTGGTACACCACCCGGCGCCCGCCCCGAAGCCGCGCCGACTACATCGACGCCGAATTCGTCGACGTCACCGACACGGGGCAGCGCGCCCTTCCGGTCGCCTGA
- the ric gene encoding iron-sulfur cluster repair di-iron protein: protein MATVTSDQILGDIVTADPSSTRILSRFGIDFCCHGQRTLGAACASDGVDADELLAALNATSPGRPADWAEYDDASLIAHIVSTHHRFLWDEFPRLAELVDKVARVHGPNHGELLRVREVFHQLRSGMEPHLRTEETLLFPQISLHAGGSGRPLPDEVGTAVAENQQEHDNAGHLLAELRELTNGYTAPVDACASYTAMLAGLADLESDVHLHVHKENNVLFPRVLAAAGGPA from the coding sequence ATGGCCACCGTCACTTCCGATCAGATTCTCGGTGACATCGTCACCGCCGACCCGTCGTCCACCCGCATCCTCAGCCGGTTCGGGATCGATTTCTGCTGCCACGGTCAGCGGACTCTGGGTGCGGCGTGCGCCTCTGACGGAGTCGACGCCGACGAGCTGTTGGCCGCGCTCAACGCCACGTCACCGGGCCGGCCGGCTGACTGGGCGGAATACGACGACGCCTCGCTGATCGCCCACATCGTCAGCACCCATCACCGGTTCCTGTGGGATGAGTTCCCGCGGCTGGCAGAGTTGGTGGACAAGGTGGCGCGGGTGCACGGTCCTAACCATGGCGAGCTGCTGCGGGTCCGCGAGGTCTTCCATCAGCTCCGCAGCGGCATGGAACCGCACCTGCGCACCGAAGAGACCCTGTTGTTCCCTCAGATCAGCCTGCATGCTGGGGGATCGGGCCGACCGCTGCCCGACGAGGTGGGCACCGCAGTGGCCGAGAACCAGCAAGAGCATGACAATGCCGGGCATCTGCTGGCCGAACTGCGTGAGCTCACCAACGGCTACACCGCCCCGGTGGATGCCTGCGCCAGCTACACCGCGATGCTGGCCGGTCTGGCGGACCTAGAGTCCGATGTCCACCTACACGTACACAAGGAGAACAACGTGCTGTTCCCGCGGGTGCTGGCGGCGGCCGGCGGTCCAGCCTGA
- a CDS encoding PPOX class F420-dependent oxidoreductase has product MAPTFAQIAKSDYLLLTTFTKDGRPKPTPVWAAADGDRLLVITQESSWKVKRIRNTPRVTLAVCDVRGRPKGEAIEAVATVLDKSDNGAVYAAIGKRYKLIGPVFNFFSKLRGGMRTNVGIALTPPGAE; this is encoded by the coding sequence ATGGCCCCAACTTTCGCCCAGATCGCCAAGTCCGACTATTTGCTGCTGACCACGTTCACCAAGGATGGCCGGCCCAAGCCGACCCCGGTGTGGGCCGCGGCCGATGGTGACCGACTGCTGGTGATCACCCAGGAGTCGTCCTGGAAGGTCAAGCGAATCCGCAACACCCCGCGGGTGACCTTGGCGGTCTGCGATGTGCGGGGACGGCCCAAGGGCGAGGCCATCGAGGCCGTTGCCACAGTCTTGGACAAATCGGACAACGGCGCCGTCTATGCGGCAATCGGCAAGCGCTACAAGCTGATCGGGCCGGTGTTCAACTTCTTCAGCAAACTACGGGGCGGCATGCGCACCAACGTCGGGATCGCGTTGACCCCGCCCGGCGCCGAGTGA
- a CDS encoding SDR family NAD(P)-dependent oxidoreductase, whose amino-acid sequence MNDTVDGPVVIFGGRSEIGIELAQQLAPGATVVLAARSADRLDAEVTAVRNAGAAAVHTKEFDADDVNAHGPLVAELIAEHGPIGTAVLAFGVLGHQTRAESDAAHAVAVVHTDYVAQISLLTHLAAAMRTAGRGRMVVFSSVAGVRVRRANYVYGSAKAGLDGFASGLADALHGTGVQLLLVRPGFVVGRMTTGMDPAPLASTPRQVALAAARALRKRRRTVWVPWALRPLFATLRLLPQSAWRRMPR is encoded by the coding sequence GTGAACGACACGGTTGACGGGCCGGTGGTGATTTTCGGCGGACGCAGTGAGATCGGCATCGAGTTGGCGCAGCAGCTCGCGCCGGGGGCGACGGTGGTGCTGGCGGCACGCTCGGCGGATCGGCTCGACGCCGAAGTCACCGCGGTGCGCAACGCGGGCGCGGCCGCGGTACACACGAAAGAGTTCGATGCCGACGACGTGAACGCCCACGGCCCCTTGGTGGCGGAACTGATCGCCGAGCACGGCCCGATCGGTACCGCCGTGTTGGCATTCGGCGTGCTGGGCCATCAGACCCGGGCGGAGTCGGATGCGGCACACGCGGTGGCCGTCGTGCACACCGACTACGTCGCCCAGATCAGTTTGCTCACCCACCTGGCCGCGGCCATGCGGACCGCCGGGCGCGGCCGCATGGTGGTGTTCTCCTCGGTGGCGGGGGTGCGGGTCCGACGGGCCAACTACGTCTACGGCTCGGCCAAGGCCGGCCTCGACGGCTTCGCCAGCGGGCTCGCCGACGCACTCCACGGCACAGGTGTGCAGTTGCTGCTCGTGCGACCGGGTTTCGTCGTCGGCCGGATGACCACCGGCATGGACCCCGCTCCACTGGCGAGCACCCCGCGGCAGGTAGCGCTCGCGGCAGCCCGGGCACTACGCAAGCGCCGCCGGACCGTGTGGGTGCCGTGGGCGCTGCGACCGCTGTTCGCTACCCTGCGACTCCTCCCGCAATCTGCGTGGCGCCGTATGCCGCGTTAA
- a CDS encoding F420-dependent biliverdin reductase — translation MANATTRLTSDALAFLTERHLAMLTTLRADNSPHVVAVGFTFDPKTHIARVITTGGSQKAVNAERAGVAVLSQVDGARWLSLEGSATVNDAPAAVRDAELRYAQRYRTPRVNPQRVVIEVQVERVLGSADLLDRGNR, via the coding sequence ATGGCGAACGCGACGACTCGACTGACCAGTGACGCGTTGGCGTTTCTTACCGAACGCCACCTGGCGATGCTGACCACCTTGCGCGCCGACAATTCGCCGCACGTGGTCGCGGTGGGCTTCACCTTTGATCCGAAAACCCACATCGCCCGGGTGATCACCACCGGCGGTTCGCAGAAGGCGGTCAACGCTGAACGGGCCGGGGTTGCCGTGCTGAGCCAAGTCGACGGGGCACGCTGGCTCTCGCTGGAAGGCAGCGCCACTGTCAACGACGCCCCCGCGGCGGTTCGTGACGCCGAGCTGCGGTACGCCCAGCGCTACCGCACCCCGCGGGTGAATCCACAGCGAGTGGTGATCGAAGTGCAGGTGGAGCGGGTGTTGGGTTCCGCCGACCTGCTCGACCGCGGCAACCGCTAG
- a CDS encoding Xaa-Pro peptidase family protein, translating to MSAQRFDSSVYAHRLSAAAAATANAGLAGMVITPGYDLRYLIGSRAQTFERLTALVLPASGSPTMVVPRLELAALRESAVADLGVAVRDWVDGEDPYRMVGEALGGAASSAVAVTDAMPALHLLPLVDVLGTTPVLATGVLRDLRMIKDPSEIDALRKAGAAIDRVHARVPEFLVPGRTEADVAADIAEAIVAEGHSEVAFIIVGSGPHGADPHHECSERVLQAGDIVVVDIGGPVEPGYHSDSTRTYSLGEPNPEVAQHYSVLQEAQRAAVASVRPGVTAQQVDAAARDVLAKAGLAEYFVHRTGHGIGLSVHEEPYIVAGNDETLRAGMAFSVEPGIYFPGNWGARIEDIVIVTADGVESLNSRPHDLVVVPVPESAD from the coding sequence ATGTCTGCCCAACGCTTCGACAGCAGCGTCTACGCCCACCGCCTGAGCGCCGCGGCCGCCGCCACCGCGAACGCCGGTCTGGCCGGCATGGTGATCACCCCCGGATACGACCTGCGCTACCTGATCGGATCCCGGGCCCAGACGTTCGAGCGGCTCACCGCCCTGGTGCTGCCGGCCTCGGGTTCGCCCACCATGGTGGTGCCGCGACTGGAGCTGGCGGCGCTGCGGGAATCCGCGGTGGCCGACCTGGGTGTGGCGGTGCGGGACTGGGTTGACGGCGAGGATCCCTATCGCATGGTGGGCGAGGCGCTGGGCGGTGCAGCTTCGTCGGCGGTCGCTGTCACCGACGCGATGCCGGCACTGCATCTGTTGCCCCTGGTGGACGTGCTCGGCACCACGCCTGTCTTGGCGACCGGTGTCCTTCGTGACCTGCGAATGATCAAGGACCCCAGCGAGATCGATGCCCTGCGCAAGGCCGGCGCAGCGATCGACCGGGTGCACGCCCGGGTGCCGGAGTTCTTGGTGCCGGGCCGCACCGAAGCCGACGTCGCCGCCGACATCGCCGAAGCGATCGTGGCCGAAGGCCATTCGGAGGTTGCCTTCATCATCGTGGGTTCGGGCCCGCACGGCGCCGACCCGCACCATGAATGCTCCGAACGGGTGCTGCAGGCCGGTGACATCGTGGTCGTCGACATCGGCGGGCCGGTCGAGCCCGGATACCATTCCGACTCGACCAGAACCTACAGCCTAGGCGAGCCGAATCCCGAGGTAGCCCAACACTATTCGGTGCTACAGGAGGCGCAGCGGGCCGCGGTCGCCAGCGTTCGCCCGGGAGTGACGGCACAGCAGGTCGACGCGGCGGCCCGTGACGTGCTGGCGAAGGCCGGCCTGGCCGAATACTTTGTGCACCGCACCGGACACGGCATAGGCCTGTCGGTGCACGAAGAGCCCTACATCGTTGCCGGCAATGACGAGACGCTCCGGGCCGGGATGGCGTTCTCGGTCGAACCCGGCATCTACTTTCCCGGCAATTGGGGCGCCCGCATCGAGGACATCGTGATCGTCACCGCTGACGGCGTGGAATCACTGAACAGTCGGCCGCATGACCTGGTGGTGGTGCCGGTGCCGGAGTCGGCGGACTAG
- a CDS encoding MarR family transcriptional regulator — protein sequence MPGVDESAVRAARDLRVMFSRLRRRLREVATADDLTPSQTAVLLRLVKDGPASISQLAGAERVRPQSMAATVAGLDRHGLIERRPDPHDGRRQLIALTAVGRRRAESDRKVRDEWLVRAMQDRYSEGERQVINEALTLLDRLND from the coding sequence ATGCCCGGGGTTGACGAATCGGCGGTACGCGCCGCCAGGGACCTGCGCGTGATGTTCAGCAGGCTGCGCAGGCGCCTGCGTGAGGTCGCCACAGCCGATGACCTCACACCGTCGCAGACCGCGGTGCTGTTGCGACTGGTCAAAGACGGGCCCGCGTCGATCAGCCAGCTGGCCGGAGCCGAACGGGTGCGGCCCCAGTCCATGGCCGCCACCGTGGCCGGACTCGACCGCCATGGCCTGATCGAACGCCGCCCCGATCCCCACGACGGCCGCCGGCAGCTCATCGCATTGACCGCCGTCGGCCGCCGTCGCGCCGAGAGCGACCGCAAGGTCCGCGACGAATGGCTGGTACGCGCGATGCAGGACCGCTACAGCGAAGGTGAGCGCCAGGTGATCAACGAAGCCCTGACCCTGCTCGACCGACTCAACGACTGA
- a CDS encoding LLM class F420-dependent oxidoreductase yields MRLGVHFIDFLPGAPERLGPTLAATAKAAEQVGAEMFTLADHFFQMEGVGRAEDPFLEGYTSLGYLAGLTERITLTMLVTGVTYRYPGVLAKTVATLDVLAGGRTMLGMGAAWYDREHHALGIPYPPVRDRFEMLEETLQICQQMWGADEGPYQGRHYQLAETICSPQPICRPPVLIGGSGEKKTLRLVAQYADVWNTTAAIEELPHKLEVLRRHCDTVNRDFDDIRLTAGLFADPFADVDDYLRTLDRYAELGFDLINTGPIPGNPDPVGWVNRLGDEVLPRLAG; encoded by the coding sequence ATGAGACTCGGCGTCCACTTCATCGACTTCCTGCCCGGCGCGCCGGAGCGCCTCGGCCCGACGCTCGCGGCGACCGCCAAAGCCGCCGAACAGGTCGGTGCCGAAATGTTCACGCTGGCTGACCATTTCTTTCAGATGGAAGGCGTCGGCCGAGCCGAGGACCCGTTCCTGGAGGGCTACACCTCGCTGGGATATCTGGCCGGTCTCACCGAACGCATCACGCTGACCATGCTGGTCACCGGTGTCACCTACCGTTATCCCGGGGTACTGGCCAAAACGGTCGCCACTCTGGATGTCCTGGCCGGTGGCCGGACCATGCTCGGAATGGGCGCCGCCTGGTACGACCGCGAACATCACGCCCTGGGCATCCCCTACCCGCCGGTGCGCGACCGATTCGAGATGCTCGAAGAGACCCTGCAGATCTGTCAGCAGATGTGGGGCGCCGACGAGGGCCCGTACCAGGGCAGGCACTACCAGCTCGCCGAAACGATCTGCTCACCCCAGCCGATCTGCCGGCCCCCGGTACTCATTGGTGGTTCGGGTGAGAAGAAGACGCTGCGCCTGGTCGCCCAATACGCCGACGTCTGGAACACCACGGCCGCGATCGAGGAGTTGCCGCACAAACTCGAGGTGCTGCGTCGGCACTGTGACACGGTCAACCGCGACTTCGACGACATCCGTCTCACCGCGGGACTGTTCGCCGACCCCTTCGCCGACGTCGATGACTACCTGCGCACGCTGGACCGGTACGCCGAACTCGGCTTCGACCTGATCAACACCGGACCGATTCCCGGCAACCCCGACCCCGTCGGCTGGGTCAACCGGCTGGGCGACGAGGTACTGCCACGTTTAGCGGGATGA
- a CDS encoding 5'-3' exonuclease: protein MPAPVLLLDGASMWFRSYFGVPSSITAPDGRPVNAVRGFFDSVATLITRQRPGRLVVCLDLDWRPQWRVDLIPSYKAHRVAEEVSDDSDVEEVPDELSPQVEMIAELLDAFGITTGGAPDFEADDVLGTLAATERQDPVVVVSGDRDLLQVVTDQPVPVSVLYLGQGLAKATLYGPNEVAERYRLPPERAGAAYAEMALLRGDPSDGLPGVAGIGEKTAAGLLTQFGSLAAVLAAAADPGSPMAKGVRAKLQAGQDYIEAAGPVVRVATDAPVTLSTPSDSLPRVAADPARVAELAERLGVGSSIARLQRALDALPD from the coding sequence ATGCCCGCTCCCGTGCTGTTGCTCGACGGTGCCAGTATGTGGTTTCGCTCCTACTTCGGGGTGCCGTCCTCGATCACCGCACCCGACGGGCGGCCGGTGAACGCGGTGCGCGGCTTCTTCGACTCGGTGGCCACCCTGATCACCCGCCAGCGCCCAGGGCGGCTGGTGGTCTGCCTGGATCTGGATTGGCGGCCGCAGTGGCGAGTGGACCTGATTCCGTCCTACAAGGCTCACCGGGTGGCCGAAGAGGTCTCCGATGATTCCGATGTCGAAGAGGTGCCCGACGAGCTGAGCCCGCAGGTGGAGATGATCGCCGAGCTGCTCGATGCGTTCGGCATCACCACCGGTGGGGCGCCCGACTTCGAGGCCGACGATGTGCTGGGCACCTTGGCGGCCACCGAACGTCAGGATCCGGTGGTCGTCGTCAGCGGTGACCGCGATCTGTTGCAGGTGGTCACCGACCAGCCGGTGCCGGTATCGGTGCTCTACCTGGGCCAGGGTCTGGCCAAAGCGACGCTATACGGCCCGAACGAGGTGGCCGAACGCTACCGCCTGCCGCCGGAGCGGGCGGGGGCTGCCTACGCCGAGATGGCGCTGTTGCGCGGTGATCCCTCCGACGGGTTGCCCGGGGTGGCCGGTATCGGCGAGAAGACGGCGGCCGGCCTACTGACCCAGTTCGGCTCGCTGGCGGCAGTGCTGGCTGCCGCCGCTGACCCGGGATCGCCTATGGCCAAAGGGGTTCGGGCCAAACTGCAGGCCGGGCAGGACTACATCGAGGCGGCCGGTCCGGTGGTGCGCGTGGCCACTGACGCGCCGGTCACGTTGTCGACACCGTCGGACAGCCTGCCGCGGGTGGCCGCCGACCCGGCGCGGGTCGCCGAATTGGCGGAGCGCCTGGGCGTCGGATCCTCGATTGCCCGGCTCCAGCGGGCGCTTGACGCGCTGCCGGATTAG